Proteins encoded in a region of the Marinococcus sp. PL1-022 genome:
- a CDS encoding 3-hydroxyacyl-CoA dehydrogenase/enoyl-CoA hydratase family protein, with protein MTMRKATVLGAGLMGSQIAALLVNAGLKVKLLDMAVDENDPNKISKKSYDMITDPKRPQLFDLNFASNLTYGNFAEDLSGQDDSDIFIEAVKEEVEIKHSIWDQVRRVAKDDALFATNTSGIPIKAISQVFDDTEQERFFGMHFFNPPRIMKLVEVIPGPNTSPEVTNKVQAFAADVLGKGVIIANDVPAFVANRIGTQTMNDVMYRAEKTGLSIAEVDALTGRGIGRPSLGTYGLVDLVGLDIATTVIKGLQQDPEEQEFFHETRIAGKLMEHGALGRKTKQGFYKKDKKSLLVFDPESNEYVQPEQPDFELLHSFSKDLQSNMDIIYNAEDEAGRFLWETLRNNFYYGALNVPKAAPDFKDIDRAMVWGFNWKKGPFQLWDLMGFERVKERMQRELGPLPEWIEKRSTSFYAEGESIERVTPVSAFTDSELWNREDSSLSIANRDQLLLKLQSNNNIITDGFADDLIDSIDLLENEDYSSMVIYAEGNNFSVGANLYLMKKAHEENKVEEIVGPAIEKLHESFSRLKYALKPVVTAVHGKALGGGCELVLHSPVVVAASETYMGLVEAGVGLLPSGGGLAEMADRILGTSHKHNDKQESMTKVLTNVGFAKVSTNAYEALRYGYLRETDSIILNTEKRVEIALKRAQFEVETNYVPQPKLTYFALGRDYKALAQGQLDAQRVGNFISDHDYTITLSVADVLSGGDLPRNTYINQKYLQKLEKQKFLMLLQNEKTYERITHMLAAGEPLRN; from the coding sequence ATGACGATGAGAAAAGCAACCGTTTTAGGCGCGGGGTTAATGGGCAGCCAAATTGCTGCCCTTCTGGTAAATGCAGGTTTAAAAGTAAAGCTGCTGGACATGGCAGTTGATGAAAATGATCCAAACAAGATTTCAAAAAAATCCTATGATATGATTACCGATCCGAAACGGCCGCAATTATTTGATTTAAACTTCGCCTCTAATCTGACTTATGGCAATTTTGCAGAGGATTTATCTGGGCAGGATGACTCGGATATTTTTATTGAAGCTGTAAAGGAAGAAGTGGAAATAAAGCATAGCATTTGGGACCAGGTGAGACGTGTTGCCAAGGATGATGCCTTATTTGCCACAAATACCTCAGGCATTCCAATAAAGGCAATATCCCAGGTGTTTGATGATACGGAGCAGGAGAGATTTTTCGGTATGCACTTCTTCAACCCGCCCCGGATCATGAAGCTGGTAGAAGTTATCCCTGGTCCTAATACGTCCCCTGAAGTAACAAATAAAGTCCAGGCTTTTGCTGCAGATGTGCTGGGTAAAGGTGTCATCATAGCAAATGATGTTCCTGCATTTGTTGCTAACCGGATAGGGACACAGACAATGAATGATGTGATGTATCGTGCAGAGAAAACAGGCCTGTCCATTGCGGAGGTCGATGCACTCACGGGCCGCGGTATTGGAAGACCAAGCCTCGGGACGTATGGGCTTGTTGATCTGGTAGGGCTTGATATTGCAACGACCGTGATCAAGGGCCTGCAGCAGGATCCGGAGGAACAGGAATTTTTCCATGAGACACGAATTGCAGGAAAGCTGATGGAACATGGTGCGTTGGGGAGGAAAACCAAGCAGGGTTTTTATAAGAAGGACAAGAAATCCCTGCTGGTTTTTGATCCTGAAAGCAATGAATATGTACAGCCGGAGCAGCCTGATTTTGAGTTGCTGCACAGCTTCAGTAAAGACCTGCAATCAAATATGGATATCATCTACAACGCTGAAGATGAAGCGGGCAGGTTTTTATGGGAAACCCTTAGAAACAATTTCTACTATGGTGCGTTGAATGTGCCGAAAGCGGCACCGGACTTTAAAGATATAGACCGTGCCATGGTATGGGGATTCAACTGGAAAAAAGGCCCCTTCCAGCTATGGGACCTGATGGGCTTCGAACGCGTCAAGGAACGCATGCAGCGGGAGCTGGGGCCGTTACCGGAATGGATAGAAAAACGCAGTACATCATTTTATGCTGAAGGTGAGTCGATTGAGCGTGTGACTCCTGTATCAGCGTTTACAGATAGTGAACTATGGAACAGGGAAGATTCCAGTCTTTCTATTGCAAATAGAGACCAACTGTTACTGAAGCTACAAAGTAATAATAATATTATTACCGATGGCTTTGCTGATGATTTAATCGACTCTATTGACCTTTTAGAAAACGAGGATTACTCAAGCATGGTCATCTATGCAGAAGGAAACAACTTCAGCGTGGGTGCCAACCTGTATCTGATGAAAAAAGCACATGAAGAAAACAAAGTGGAAGAGATCGTGGGGCCTGCCATTGAAAAGCTGCACGAGAGCTTCAGCCGCCTTAAATATGCACTTAAGCCCGTGGTGACAGCCGTCCACGGGAAAGCTTTAGGTGGCGGTTGTGAATTGGTCCTTCATTCACCGGTGGTAGTAGCTGCAAGTGAAACGTACATGGGACTTGTAGAAGCAGGGGTGGGACTGCTTCCAAGCGGTGGCGGCCTTGCCGAAATGGCGGACCGGATTCTCGGAACGAGCCATAAGCACAACGATAAACAGGAATCAATGACGAAAGTACTAACGAATGTAGGGTTCGCGAAAGTATCAACGAACGCTTATGAAGCGCTCAGGTATGGTTATCTAAGAGAAACCGACTCCATTATATTGAATACAGAGAAAAGAGTAGAAATAGCCTTAAAACGAGCGCAGTTTGAAGTGGAAACAAATTATGTTCCGCAGCCGAAGTTGACCTATTTTGCTTTAGGCAGAGATTATAAAGCACTAGCTCAAGGCCAGCTGGATGCCCAGCGAGTTGGAAACTTCATTAGCGATCATGATTATACAATCACTTTGAGTGTTGCCGATGTTTTATCCGGAGGAGACCTTCCGCGTAACACCTATATTAATCAAAAATACCTTCAAAAGCTTGAAAAACAAAAGTTCTTAATGCTGTTACAAAACGAAAAAACGTACGAGCGAATTACTCATATGCTGGCTGCAGGCGAGCCTCTGCGAAATTAA
- a CDS encoding thiolase family protein: MQDAYIVAYGRSASAKGKLSGAMAHERPDEVAAQVLKGVLDRVGGQFRPDMVQDVIVGNAFPEGLQGQNIARSIALLAGLSEDVPAQTVNRYCSSGLQTIAMAANQIVSGQADIIAAGGVELMSAVPMGGNEPVNSPILQEEEAGVSYPMGLTAEMVAEKYNVSREDQDAYAVQSHQRAKNAQDSRKFDDEIIPINVTKVTYNNDGPVVTKDIFDTDELVRPDTNMKDLAKLPTVFKADGTVTAGSSAPLTDGSGFVVVMSGDKVKELGVTPIARFVGFKAAGVDPKIMGIGPAYAIPDVLKLTDLTVDDMDLIELNEAFAAQTVASIRQTGLDMTKTNVNGGAISLGHPLGASGAMLTAKLLAEMKKRPDSKYGMVTMCIGGGMGAAGIFEYIR; encoded by the coding sequence GTGCAAGATGCGTATATAGTAGCTTATGGGCGTTCTGCTTCAGCTAAAGGAAAATTAAGTGGTGCCATGGCTCACGAAAGACCTGATGAAGTGGCAGCACAGGTACTAAAAGGGGTACTGGACCGGGTAGGTGGTCAATTCCGTCCAGATATGGTGCAGGACGTTATTGTTGGCAATGCTTTTCCTGAAGGCCTGCAGGGACAAAATATCGCGCGTTCGATTGCGTTGCTTGCCGGGCTGTCGGAAGACGTTCCGGCCCAGACGGTGAATCGTTATTGTTCTTCAGGGCTTCAAACAATCGCGATGGCGGCTAATCAGATTGTGTCTGGCCAGGCAGATATTATAGCAGCCGGCGGAGTTGAACTGATGAGTGCCGTTCCGATGGGGGGAAATGAGCCGGTAAACAGTCCAATACTCCAGGAGGAAGAGGCCGGAGTATCCTACCCAATGGGGCTGACCGCCGAGATGGTAGCTGAAAAATATAACGTCTCACGGGAGGATCAGGACGCTTATGCGGTGCAAAGTCATCAGCGTGCTAAAAATGCCCAGGATTCAAGAAAGTTTGATGACGAGATTATTCCGATTAATGTAACTAAGGTTACGTACAATAATGACGGCCCAGTAGTAACAAAAGATATATTCGACACGGACGAACTGGTGCGCCCTGATACCAATATGAAGGATTTAGCGAAGCTGCCCACTGTGTTCAAAGCTGATGGAACAGTAACAGCCGGTTCATCCGCCCCGCTTACAGATGGCTCAGGCTTTGTGGTTGTAATGTCGGGAGACAAAGTTAAAGAATTAGGCGTCACCCCTATTGCACGATTCGTGGGCTTCAAGGCAGCGGGTGTTGATCCAAAAATCATGGGGATTGGTCCCGCTTATGCAATTCCGGATGTGTTAAAATTAACTGACCTGACGGTTGATGATATGGATTTAATCGAACTGAATGAAGCATTTGCAGCACAAACGGTGGCCTCTATCAGGCAGACAGGGTTAGATATGACTAAAACGAATGTTAATGGAGGCGCCATCTCATTAGGCCACCCTCTTGGGGCATCAGGAGCAATGCTGACTGCAAAGCTGCTTGCGGAAATGAAAAAAAGACCAGATTCCAAGTATGGCATGGTGACTATGTGCATTGGAGGAGGCATGGGGGCTGCAGGAATATTTGAATACATCAGATAG
- a CDS encoding GGDEF domain-containing protein yields the protein MRYNYLHGMALVYLSFGIVVGIAFSLIMPLVIPVSAELQRLFTIASISAGILLGVLNFCLFFAFVRRCITHFQSVLTAVRAGDLSARASFRSSGMIGRMTKDLNRTIAHLEKTRNEVRTDDLTRLPNRVALQQVFREHTFLPTSRYALYFLDVDQFKIINDTYGHLTGDRVLRCVADALQHTIESDHTAYRLSGDEFIVLGPIPSPELSNEEWAERLHERIDQTCAVSIDTFTVRVSVGRYDFCPRETDLLTVLAQADDTMYQAKHERSTSVST from the coding sequence ATGCGATACAATTATCTTCACGGGATGGCACTGGTGTATTTAAGTTTTGGCATCGTGGTGGGCATCGCTTTTTCACTAATCATGCCGCTTGTAATCCCAGTTTCCGCCGAACTTCAGCGTTTATTTACCATCGCCTCCATCAGTGCGGGCATTCTTTTAGGTGTGTTAAACTTTTGTCTCTTTTTTGCCTTCGTCCGCCGTTGTATCACTCACTTTCAGTCCGTCTTAACGGCGGTTCGTGCCGGTGATTTAAGTGCGCGTGCGTCCTTTCGTTCTTCCGGGATGATTGGCCGGATGACCAAAGATTTGAACCGAACGATTGCCCACCTGGAGAAAACCCGCAACGAGGTGCGCACGGATGACCTGACCCGCCTTCCGAACCGGGTGGCGCTGCAGCAGGTGTTCCGCGAGCACACATTTCTTCCGACCTCCCGCTATGCCCTGTATTTTCTGGATGTCGATCAGTTCAAAATTATCAACGATACATATGGTCATCTCACCGGCGACCGTGTACTCCGCTGCGTGGCCGACGCGCTGCAGCATACGATCGAGTCCGACCATACCGCCTACCGACTGAGCGGAGATGAATTTATTGTCCTTGGACCGATTCCCTCCCCCGAACTGTCGAACGAGGAATGGGCGGAACGATTGCATGAACGTATTGATCAAACCTGTGCCGTTAGCATCGATACCTTTACCGTGCGGGTCAGTGTCGGCCGATATGATTTCTGCCCCCGGGAAACTGATTTACTGACGGTACTGGCCCAGGCGGACGACACCATGTATCAGGCCAAACACGAGCGCTCCACCTCGGTTTCCACTTAA
- a CDS encoding acyl-CoA dehydrogenase family protein, translating to MAEKQALIKELYPEDLLNISKELTEGEVQFLKQINDLLEEKYRDSINDHWANATVPEDFFNDMGKLNYFNNPLLFEGREGERTASQLFQFFMLYTVARFDVSLVTLMGVHQGLGHNAFLFGGSKEQVAYYVPKLQSHELRTCFALTEPEHGSDVAGGLATTAKREGDKWVINGVKKWIGGATLSDVIPVFATDVDTGKPKGFIIKPDQDGVDIDVIENKIALRIVPNANIHLNNVVVQEEERLQNINGFKDIAKVLYSTRAGVAHMATGAIAGTLRATLDYVTERKQFGKELSKYQLIQEKLAMIQGNLSHAMSLSAQLARMQGNGEYDEVATSTAKMMNALRLRESVAMGRGITGGNGILAEYDIARFFSDAEAIYTYEGTHEINALVIGRALTGDSAFI from the coding sequence ATGGCTGAAAAGCAAGCACTGATAAAAGAATTATATCCTGAAGATTTATTAAATATTTCTAAAGAGTTAACTGAAGGAGAAGTTCAGTTTTTAAAACAAATCAATGATCTGCTGGAAGAAAAATACCGGGATTCAATTAATGATCACTGGGCTAATGCAACAGTGCCTGAAGACTTTTTTAATGATATGGGTAAACTGAATTATTTCAATAACCCATTGCTGTTTGAAGGGCGGGAGGGCGAACGGACTGCGAGTCAGCTGTTTCAGTTTTTCATGCTATATACAGTGGCAAGGTTTGATGTTTCCTTAGTTACTTTGATGGGCGTGCATCAGGGTTTAGGACACAATGCGTTCCTGTTTGGCGGAAGTAAAGAACAAGTGGCGTATTATGTGCCCAAATTACAATCTCACGAACTGAGGACCTGCTTTGCTTTAACCGAACCTGAACACGGATCGGACGTAGCTGGCGGTTTAGCAACGACGGCTAAGCGTGAGGGTGATAAATGGGTAATAAACGGTGTAAAAAAATGGATAGGCGGCGCCACTCTTTCGGATGTCATACCAGTTTTTGCTACAGATGTGGACACAGGTAAACCAAAGGGATTTATCATTAAGCCTGACCAGGACGGCGTGGATATAGATGTCATTGAAAATAAAATCGCTTTAAGAATTGTCCCAAATGCTAATATTCACTTAAACAACGTTGTCGTCCAGGAGGAAGAGAGGCTGCAAAATATTAACGGCTTCAAAGACATTGCGAAGGTGCTGTACTCAACACGTGCTGGTGTGGCCCATATGGCGACAGGAGCGATAGCCGGGACCCTGCGGGCAACTCTGGACTATGTGACCGAACGTAAACAATTCGGCAAAGAGCTTAGTAAATACCAGTTGATTCAGGAGAAGCTGGCAATGATACAGGGAAACCTATCCCATGCAATGAGCCTGTCTGCCCAACTCGCCCGGATGCAGGGGAACGGGGAGTATGACGAAGTGGCAACCTCAACCGCAAAAATGATGAACGCCTTAAGGTTAAGGGAGTCTGTTGCAATGGGACGGGGCATTACAGGAGGCAACGGTATTCTTGCCGAATATGATATTGCGAGATTCTTCTCTGACGCCGAAGCCATTTACACCTATGAGGGAACTCATGAAATTAATGCCTTAGTTATTGGGAGAGCATTAACAGGGGACTCTGCATTTATCTGA